The genomic DNA GTATTTTGGACTTTAATTTTAGCCATGTTCTTTTAACGGTTATTCGGTTATTATTGGTTCGATGTACAAATGTACGGTGTATTTTCCGGAATGGTCCTCCATATCCGGAAAAGTTTGTGTCACGCCGCCTGTTGCGACAAGCCGTTTCTACCAAGGAAAGGGCAGGCAATACCGGCTGACGTGGATACAGGCGGAACAACTCGCATATGCAATGCAGAGGGAGCAGGAGAGCCTTCACCACAGCCGGAGAGGAAAGCGGTCTCATGCCGGGGTACGGCATGAAAAGGGGCTCCCGGACAGTTCTTTTCCTTGTCGCACATGCACTACGTCGGTCGCAGTTTTCGCCTTCTGAATCCCTTTTACGTCCGTCCCTGCGCTTTCGGAGCGTTTTTCCGGTAGAAAATTTCACCATGCGGAAATTTTCTACCGGAAACCGAAGGGAAAACGCGGAGTCCCGCAGGGACGGACGAACTTTGATGAGGAAGGGGAAAATCGTCCGTTTCATAAATACCATTTCCTCATATGGCATCGCATATTTCCTTCTCCATCTTTTCCAGCTTATGGGACAGGATTTCCATGTCGCTGCTGATCTTCTGGTTGGTTATCCGGGCATATATCTGGGTGGTTTTCAAATCCGTATGCCCCAAAAGACGGCTTACGGTCTCGATGGGCACACCGTGCGAGAGCAGCACGGTGGTGGCGTTCGTATGCCGGGCAACATGATAGGTCAGCCTTATCTTGAAACCGCACTGCCTGCCAAGTTCCTTCAATATGGTGTTGCATCTGCCGTTGCTCGGTACCGGAAATACATGATCGTCCTTGGACAGCCCCTTGTACTTCTCTATGATGCGCTTGGGAACGTCCAGCAGGCGGATGTTGGACTCGGTGTTTGTCTTGCGCCGGCGGGTGATGATCCAGAGGTTGCCGTCGAAGAAGGTCTGGAGCCGGTCGGTCGTCAGCGCCTTCACGTCCGCGTATGCCAGTCCGGTGAACACAGAGAAGATGAAGAGGTCGCGTACCAGTTCGCAGGTCCCGCTTTTCACCGGGGCCTCCATCAGCGTCTGTATCTCACGCTCTGTTAGGTAGCCCCGGTCAACGCTTTCGGGGGAGTTGATGTACCCGGCGAAGGGGTTGAAGGGAAGCGCACCGCTGTTGCGGGCGATGGAGATGACGTGCTTGAGCCCGATCATGTAACCCCATACG from Parabacteroides merdae ATCC 43184 includes the following:
- a CDS encoding site-specific integrase translates to MKTSMSRSTFKILFYVKKGSERANGYLPLMCRLTVDGEIKQFSCKLDVPPKLWDVKTARATGKSAEAQKINAEVDRIRVDVNRRYQELMQSDGYVTAARLRDACLGLGVKRETLLKLFEQHNEEFIKKVGHSRVQGTYNRYRTIYRHLCEFVPKVYRRDDIPLKELNLTFINNFEYFLRTEKKCRTNTVWGYMIGLKHVISIARNSGALPFNPFAGYINSPESVDRGYLTEREIQTLMEAPVKSGTCELVRDLFIFSVFTGLAYADVKALTTDRLQTFFDGNLWIITRRRKTNTESNIRLLDVPKRIIEKYKGLSKDDHVFPVPSNGRCNTILKELGRQCGFKIRLTYHVARHTNATTVLLSHGVPIETVSRLLGHTDLKTTQIYARITNQKISSDMEILSHKLEKMEKEICDAI